The following proteins are co-located in the Streptomyces asiaticus genome:
- a CDS encoding DUF5937 family protein — translation MASTSPPPSFGLATPTDQVHAELVDATTGRGAEMGRRLLDDPDRARSEATDAVRRLWKAAVEPEWPCMRQALRAEMLDRAIQVNREGLRAVLPRLHHSAACEGDTITVESTVDIDLDCPEGLILVPSWTRPRREPRP, via the coding sequence GTGGCTTCGACGTCGCCGCCACCGTCTTTCGGGCTCGCCACGCCGACGGACCAGGTGCACGCCGAGCTGGTCGACGCCACGACGGGGCGTGGGGCAGAAATGGGCCGCCGACTGCTCGATGACCCCGACCGAGCCAGGTCCGAGGCCACCGATGCGGTGCGCCGCCTCTGGAAGGCAGCTGTGGAACCGGAGTGGCCGTGCATGCGGCAGGCGCTACGTGCCGAGATGCTGGACCGGGCCATCCAGGTCAACCGGGAGGGGCTGCGCGCGGTCCTGCCGCGCCTGCACCACTCCGCGGCGTGCGAAGGCGACACCATCACCGTCGAGTCGACCGTCGACATCGACCTCGACTGCCCTGAGGGACTCATTCTCGTTCCGTCCTGGACGCGGCCTCGCCGCGAGCCGCGGCCATGA